One Persicobacter psychrovividus DNA window includes the following coding sequences:
- the gldL gene encoding gliding motility protein GldL codes for MSKKKGGFMEYFYEKIAPKATGIGAAIVIIGALFKIQHYPGASIILNIGMIAEAILFLMFAFAPQHKDPEWSRVYPELADDYVGDAPKRNIQQGNDSVAKQLDGMLASANIGPELVNSLGKGMQNLSTSVTKLSSLGGVVDATNGYANAVKQASVQMTEVNKAYGNTVKTMNEAASNSQQAVTQIISASKSASESMAAVANNTQAYQGQVQTVTKNLTALNAVYEMELKDSKDHIQAMNKFYGNISNAMSNMADAAKESEQFKGEINKLTNNLNSLNKVYGSMLTAMKG; via the coding sequence ATGAGTAAGAAAAAAGGTGGATTCATGGAGTATTTTTATGAAAAAATCGCTCCTAAAGCAACAGGTATTGGTGCTGCTATTGTAATTATTGGTGCCTTGTTTAAGATTCAGCACTACCCAGGTGCAAGTATTATCTTGAACATCGGTATGATTGCAGAAGCAATCTTGTTCCTTATGTTTGCTTTTGCTCCTCAGCATAAAGATCCAGAGTGGTCTCGTGTTTATCCAGAATTGGCGGACGACTATGTAGGAGATGCTCCTAAAAGAAATATACAACAAGGAAATGATTCTGTAGCAAAGCAGCTTGACGGTATGTTAGCTTCAGCAAATATTGGCCCTGAATTGGTGAACAGTTTAGGTAAAGGCATGCAAAACCTTTCTACTTCAGTAACTAAATTGTCTTCTTTGGGAGGTGTGGTTGATGCTACGAATGGTTATGCTAATGCTGTTAAGCAGGCGTCAGTTCAAATGACAGAAGTAAATAAGGCTTACGGAAACACGGTAAAAACCATGAACGAGGCGGCTTCTAACTCTCAGCAGGCGGTTACGCAAATCATTTCAGCGTCTAAATCAGCTTCAGAATCTATGGCTGCTGTGGCAAATAACACGCAGGCTTACCAAGGACAGGTTCAGACGGTAACGAAGAATTTGACTGCATTAAATGCTGTTTATGAAATGGAATTGAAAGATTCTAAAGATCATATTCAGGCAATGAACAAGTTTTACGGAAACATTTCGAACGCAATGTCAAACATGGCTGATGCGGCGAAAGAAAGTGAGCAATTCAAAGGTGAAATCAACAAGCTGACGAACAATCTTAATTCATTGAATAAGGTTTATGGTAGCATGTTGACAGCTATGAAAGGGTAA
- the uvrC gene encoding excinuclease ABC subunit UvrC: MESTIYTPEQINTLPEKPGIYRYFNQDNTLIYVGKAKNLKKRVQSYFFNKNRHDRKTLRLVNEIHHLEITIVDSELDALLLENNHIKAYQPKYNILLKDDKSYPYIVITNEPFPKVFSTRQYKKGYGIFYGPFSNVRSMHTILELIRELFHIRTCSHNLSERNIQAGKFEVCLEYHIKKCFGPCVGKQSEENYLQDIDQIKNILKGKLGPAKSYFKTQMNLAAENLEFEKAQTFKHKLELLEQFQAKSIITNPKYEDIDVFAIKSDEQSAFVHYMKIINGAISQTKTIEVKRKLEETDDEILQLCMVDFRKTFNSQASEILTNIEVEPWDELKVTIPKIGDKRKLLELAIKNALFFKKEKIKNAVNNRQEDSRLMKVMANDLRMKIPPKHIECFDNSNIQGTNPVASMVCFKNGKPSKKDYRKFHIKTVVGPDDFASMKEVVGRRYGRLIREGADLPDLVVIDGGKGQLSAAVEALKEVGAYSKLTIIGIAKRLEELYYPGDQFPLHLDKKSETLRVLQHLRNEAHRFAITFHRDTRSKNSFKTILEDIPGVGPKTIETLLKAYKSTEKVKQASLSDLTQVVGKQKAHAIIDYLKIH; this comes from the coding sequence ATGGAAAGCACGATATATACCCCAGAGCAAATCAACACCCTGCCAGAAAAACCAGGGATTTACCGATATTTTAATCAAGACAACACACTGATTTACGTCGGAAAAGCCAAAAATCTGAAAAAACGTGTTCAAAGTTATTTCTTTAATAAAAATCGACACGACAGAAAAACCCTCCGACTGGTCAACGAAATCCACCACCTCGAAATCACCATTGTAGATTCTGAGCTTGATGCGCTGCTCCTTGAAAATAATCATATCAAGGCCTACCAGCCGAAGTACAACATTCTTCTGAAGGATGATAAATCGTACCCCTATATCGTGATCACCAATGAGCCCTTTCCAAAAGTATTTTCTACACGCCAATACAAAAAAGGCTACGGTATTTTTTATGGTCCATTCTCCAACGTAAGGAGTATGCACACTATTTTGGAGCTCATTCGGGAGCTTTTTCATATTCGAACTTGCAGCCATAACTTATCGGAAAGAAATATTCAGGCAGGAAAATTTGAGGTTTGCCTGGAATATCACATAAAAAAATGTTTTGGCCCTTGCGTAGGCAAGCAATCTGAAGAAAACTACCTTCAGGACATCGATCAGATTAAAAACATTCTGAAGGGTAAATTAGGTCCTGCAAAAAGCTATTTCAAGACGCAAATGAACCTTGCTGCCGAAAACCTCGAGTTTGAGAAAGCTCAGACCTTCAAGCACAAACTTGAATTGCTTGAACAGTTTCAGGCAAAAAGCATCATTACCAACCCTAAATATGAAGACATTGATGTCTTCGCTATCAAGAGTGATGAACAATCGGCCTTCGTTCATTATATGAAAATCATCAACGGAGCCATTAGCCAGACCAAAACCATTGAGGTTAAAAGAAAGCTGGAAGAAACAGATGACGAAATTTTGCAACTATGCATGGTTGATTTTCGAAAGACCTTCAACAGCCAGGCGAGTGAGATTCTGACCAATATTGAAGTAGAGCCCTGGGATGAATTAAAAGTTACTATTCCCAAAATAGGCGACAAACGTAAACTGCTCGAGCTGGCGATAAAAAATGCCTTATTTTTCAAAAAGGAAAAAATTAAAAATGCTGTTAATAATCGCCAGGAAGATAGCCGCCTGATGAAAGTGATGGCCAATGACCTGAGAATGAAAATCCCGCCGAAACATATTGAGTGTTTCGATAACTCCAATATCCAAGGCACTAACCCTGTCGCCTCAATGGTTTGCTTCAAAAATGGCAAACCAAGTAAAAAGGATTATCGGAAATTTCATATTAAGACTGTCGTCGGTCCCGATGACTTTGCCTCGATGAAGGAAGTCGTCGGCAGAAGGTATGGCAGGCTCATTAGAGAGGGGGCTGATCTTCCAGACTTGGTCGTTATTGATGGAGGGAAGGGACAGCTGAGTGCCGCCGTAGAGGCTTTAAAAGAAGTGGGGGCTTATAGCAAGCTGACCATTATTGGCATTGCAAAACGACTTGAGGAACTTTACTATCCTGGAGATCAGTTTCCATTGCACCTGGATAAAAAGTCCGAAACACTTCGAGTATTGCAACACCTGAGAAATGAGGCACACCGCTTCGCCATTACATTTCACCGCGATACAAGAAGTAAAAACAGTTTCAAAACCATCCTTGAGGATATTCCGGGAGTTGGCCCCAAAACCATCGAAACTTTACTGAAAGCCTACAAATCAACTGAAAAGGTAAAACAAGCCAGCTTATCTGACTTGACTCAGGTTGTTGGTAAGCAGAAAGCACATGCCATTATCGATTATCTTAAAATCCATTAA
- the gldM gene encoding gliding motility protein GldM, producing MAGGKETPRQQLIGLMYIVFLALIAMQVSGSVMEKFHIINQSMERSNNETVDTNSQYVNKSMSAKVEEGGGRAEDKAVLEKARQVREETQNVLSYIDGVKEHITKLTGGIDPETGIPTGMSDEDKVAQYFVLEKHGTEVKEKLNSYVSFLNAKAAEAEVKANLKPIALEPADMPEYKNNKDVKKKDFTSFTFEHTPMISILATLSQFESEVLARESETLKKLGGKIGAGTIQFDEIVPMVLPESQVVAAGAKYKAKMFIAASSSGLKPTMAMNGKALKVGADGKGELEFTATPGKYDKEGLAKKTFKASIKIPQPGGEDKVYEQDIEYFVAKPVIQIQSASVQALYLNCGNSLNVQVPALGSAYQPTFSATGGKTYPGKKKGEVTVVPNSKSVALTVRSNSNTIGVEKFKVRQIPLPTIEIFNMKGKPVDLKKGEAPSNLRKVRLVAAPDKSFAEFLPKDARYRIAEAEITLAQGSRPVAKPIRVRGGQADLSSVIGKAKPGMRFVIEIKKVERRNFRDKTEVVEMGSNVITNVAIN from the coding sequence ATGGCAGGAGGAAAAGAAACCCCAAGACAGCAACTGATTGGCTTGATGTACATTGTATTCTTGGCCTTGATCGCAATGCAGGTGAGTGGTTCGGTGATGGAGAAATTCCATATCATCAATCAGTCCATGGAGCGATCAAACAACGAGACAGTTGATACAAACAGCCAATATGTGAATAAATCAATGTCTGCTAAAGTTGAAGAGGGCGGTGGCCGTGCAGAAGACAAAGCAGTATTGGAAAAGGCACGTCAGGTACGTGAAGAGACACAAAATGTGTTATCTTATATCGATGGTGTTAAAGAGCATATCACTAAATTAACAGGTGGTATTGATCCAGAGACAGGAATCCCTACAGGGATGTCTGATGAGGACAAAGTGGCTCAGTATTTTGTTCTTGAAAAGCATGGTACTGAAGTAAAAGAGAAACTGAACAGTTATGTCAGCTTTTTGAACGCAAAGGCAGCGGAAGCTGAGGTGAAAGCAAATCTTAAGCCTATTGCTTTAGAGCCTGCAGACATGCCAGAATACAAAAACAACAAGGACGTAAAGAAAAAAGACTTTACTTCTTTTACGTTTGAGCATACGCCGATGATTTCGATTTTAGCAACGCTTTCTCAGTTTGAGTCAGAGGTGTTGGCACGTGAGTCGGAGACTTTGAAAAAGCTTGGCGGTAAAATTGGTGCAGGTACTATTCAGTTTGACGAGATTGTTCCAATGGTATTGCCTGAGTCTCAGGTAGTGGCTGCGGGAGCTAAGTACAAAGCTAAAATGTTTATTGCAGCTTCTTCTTCAGGTTTGAAGCCAACGATGGCTATGAACGGTAAAGCACTGAAAGTAGGTGCTGATGGTAAAGGTGAGCTTGAGTTCACTGCAACTCCTGGGAAATATGACAAAGAAGGCTTGGCTAAGAAAACATTCAAGGCTTCGATTAAAATTCCACAGCCAGGTGGTGAGGATAAGGTATATGAGCAGGATATCGAATATTTCGTTGCTAAGCCTGTTATCCAAATTCAGTCGGCTTCAGTTCAAGCACTTTATTTGAACTGTGGTAACTCACTGAACGTACAGGTTCCAGCATTGGGGTCTGCATACCAACCAACATTTTCAGCGACAGGGGGAAAAACATACCCTGGCAAGAAAAAAGGTGAGGTAACGGTTGTTCCTAACTCGAAATCTGTAGCATTAACGGTTCGTTCCAACAGTAACACAATTGGTGTTGAGAAATTCAAGGTTCGCCAGATTCCATTGCCTACAATTGAGATTTTCAACATGAAAGGTAAGCCAGTGGACTTGAAAAAAGGTGAAGCACCAAGTAACTTGAGAAAAGTTAGACTGGTTGCTGCTCCAGATAAGTCGTTTGCTGAATTCTTGCCGAAAGATGCGCGTTACCGTATCGCTGAAGCTGAAATTACTTTGGCGCAAGGTTCTCGCCCAGTAGCCAAGCCTATCCGTGTGAGAGGTGGTCAGGCTGATTTATCATCCGTGATTGGAAAAGCAAAGCCAGGAATGCGTTTTGTAATTGAGATTAAAAAAGTTGAGCGTCGCAATTTCCGTGATAAAACTGAAGTTGTTGAGATGGGAAGTAATGTAATTACCAACGTTGCGATCAACTAA
- the gldN gene encoding gliding motility protein GldN, which yields MKNFVLLLSVMLLCVGSAFAQENDEGFNENSVRPIHESKQLFKKRVWRRMDLQEKQNRPFFAVNNEITRFIIDAVENGELTAYDTDSVSDDRRISKEEFMKRLEVKGIDDGGGDDWGGGDSWGDDGNATASAAPSKTYIRPDELTLLEIVEDAIFDKSRSRMFYDIQSITIKIPATLTLNGLEVPLASFKYKDLEQLFRSMPDRAQWYNMYNQSKTLNFADAFLLRLFKARIYKVSNPSDEDLYSIYGGAKEALYASQQEEYKLMEFEHNLWEY from the coding sequence ATGAAAAATTTTGTATTATTATTAAGCGTGATGCTTTTGTGTGTGGGTTCAGCCTTTGCACAAGAGAACGACGAAGGTTTTAATGAAAATAGCGTTCGTCCTATCCATGAATCCAAGCAATTGTTTAAAAAGCGTGTTTGGAGAAGAATGGACCTTCAAGAAAAACAAAACCGTCCATTCTTTGCGGTTAATAATGAAATCACAAGATTCATTATCGATGCGGTAGAAAACGGAGAACTTACGGCCTATGATACTGACTCAGTATCTGATGATCGCCGGATTTCAAAAGAAGAGTTCATGAAGCGTCTTGAAGTGAAAGGAATTGACGATGGCGGCGGCGACGACTGGGGCGGTGGCGACAGTTGGGGAGATGATGGAAATGCTACGGCTTCTGCAGCTCCTTCAAAAACCTATATACGCCCTGACGAGCTGACTTTGCTGGAAATTGTTGAGGATGCTATTTTTGATAAGAGTCGTTCAAGAATGTTTTATGATATTCAGTCGATCACGATCAAGATTCCAGCAACCCTTACATTGAATGGATTGGAAGTGCCTTTGGCTTCTTTCAAGTACAAGGATTTGGAGCAATTGTTCAGATCAATGCCTGACAGAGCACAGTGGTACAATATGTACAATCAGTCAAAAACATTGAATTTTGCTGATGCATTCTTACTTCGTTTGTTCAAAGCCAGAATTTATAAAGTTTCCAACCCATCTGATGAGGATCTTTACTCTATCTATGGTGGCGCTAAGGAAGCTCTTTATGCCTCTCAACAAGAGGAATACAAGTTGATGGAGTTTGAACACAATCTATGGGAATATTAA